Proteins encoded in a region of the Stieleria neptunia genome:
- a CDS encoding sulfatase: MMQGRWNKPGQVLLVLMLWVAGSARCFGDSETRTNILFILADDLAWSDLACYGHPWHQTPNIDRLAAQGMRLNHGYASAPICSASRASLMTGKTTARLGFEFVTKDQPGFQKIEGATLLQAPPLTLNLPLQETTIAEHLSGLGYETAFFGKWHLNQHHGGYLGWSPTHGPAAQGFEIAVEDFGAHPYSWKRSPVASIEREGEYASDSMVDQVCDYLVEKRERPFFAMASSFYVHTPVKTPCKWLVDRFDRVIPQGIPNRDRRVTYAAFLQTLDHHVGQMLDALDASGQADDTLVVFMSDNGGHPEYVSNAPLRGSKWNLYEGGIRVPMIARWPGSIDAGTQSDVPVIGYDLLPTFVDVAGGTADHVDGASIRGVLKGESQRADRSLIWHFPYYHPERGYKDAKQTIGIDDFRVSQTRPQSALRRDQYKLLWFAEDDRVELYDLKSDPGEQHDLSQSSAETAEALRRELQRKLKSMKARMATRRGRKVAE, translated from the coding sequence ATGATGCAAGGACGATGGAACAAGCCGGGGCAAGTGTTGCTGGTTCTGATGCTGTGGGTGGCGGGATCGGCGCGTTGTTTTGGCGACTCGGAAACTCGGACCAACATTCTGTTCATCCTGGCCGACGATCTGGCTTGGTCGGACCTGGCGTGCTATGGCCATCCCTGGCACCAGACACCCAACATCGATCGATTGGCCGCCCAAGGCATGCGGCTGAATCATGGCTATGCGTCGGCGCCGATCTGCAGCGCGTCGCGGGCGAGTCTGATGACGGGCAAAACGACGGCCCGGCTGGGATTCGAGTTTGTCACGAAAGACCAACCGGGGTTTCAGAAGATCGAAGGGGCGACGTTGCTGCAAGCGCCACCGTTGACCTTGAATTTGCCGTTGCAGGAAACCACCATCGCCGAGCACTTGAGCGGACTCGGATACGAAACTGCGTTCTTCGGGAAATGGCATCTCAATCAGCATCACGGCGGTTATCTCGGCTGGAGTCCGACGCACGGTCCGGCGGCGCAGGGATTCGAAATTGCCGTCGAGGACTTTGGTGCGCACCCGTATTCATGGAAGCGGTCTCCCGTGGCGAGCATCGAGCGAGAAGGTGAGTACGCATCCGATTCGATGGTCGACCAAGTCTGCGACTACCTGGTCGAGAAACGCGAGCGGCCATTTTTCGCCATGGCATCGTCGTTTTATGTGCACACGCCCGTCAAAACACCGTGCAAGTGGCTGGTCGACCGCTTCGATCGAGTCATTCCGCAAGGCATCCCCAATCGTGACCGACGCGTCACCTACGCGGCGTTCTTGCAGACACTCGATCACCATGTCGGTCAAATGCTCGATGCCTTGGACGCCTCGGGGCAAGCCGACGACACGTTGGTCGTATTCATGTCGGACAACGGCGGCCACCCCGAATACGTTTCCAACGCCCCTTTGCGCGGTTCGAAATGGAACTTGTACGAGGGTGGAATACGCGTGCCGATGATCGCCAGGTGGCCGGGCAGCATCGACGCGGGGACTCAGTCGGATGTGCCGGTGATCGGCTATGACTTGTTGCCGACGTTTGTGGATGTCGCCGGCGGTACGGCGGACCACGTCGACGGTGCATCGATTCGGGGCGTGCTCAAAGGGGAATCACAGCGGGCCGATCGCAGTCTGATCTGGCACTTTCCTTACTACCATCCCGAACGCGGGTACAAGGATGCGAAACAGACGATCGGAATCGACGATTTTCGTGTCAGTCAAACTCGGCCCCAATCCGCACTCCGCCGCGATCAATACAAACTGCTGTGGTTTGCCGAAGACGATCGCGTCGAGCTTTACGATTTAAAATCCGACCCCGGTGAGCAACACGATCTTTCCCAATCGTCTGCGGAGACAGCGGAAGCGCTGCGCCGCGAGTTGCAACGGAAACTGAAATCGATGAAGGCACGGATGGCGACACGTCGCGGAAGAAAAGTGGCAGAATGA